A genomic stretch from Solanum stenotomum isolate F172 chromosome 8, ASM1918654v1, whole genome shotgun sequence includes:
- the LOC125875257 gene encoding uncharacterized protein LOC125875257 → MVFFKLKLLNPNTSYSRSICLYSRMFIFLNYCESKLGLSFGEALAIHKEPLFGAHKCTTPNLSPNVEADGRASKFVENIIKQVLQEVNQTPLDVGDTRVEDIKLLRDDIDQLHMVGIGGIGKAYLA, encoded by the exons ATGGTCTTTTTCAAGTTAAAATTGTTGAATCCAAACACAAGTTATAGCAGATCGATTTGCTTATATTCTAGGATGTTCATCTTTCTTAACTACTGTGAAAGCAAGTTGGGTCTTTCTTTTGGTGAAGCTTTAGCTATACACAAGGAACCATTATTTGGGGCTCACAAGTGTACAACTCCAAATTTATCTCCAAATGTTGAAGCTGATGG GCGTGCATCTAAATTTGTAGAGAATATTATAAAACAAGTCCTACAAGAGGTCAACCAGACACCTCTAGATGTTGGAGATACTCGTGTCGAAGATATAAAGTTATTGCGAGATGATATTGATCAACTTCACATGGTTGGCATTGGTGGAATAGGAAAAGCATATTTGGCATAA
- the LOC125875263 gene encoding histone H4 gives MSGRGKGGKGLGKGGAKRHRKVLRDNIQGITKPAIRRLARRGGVKRISGLIYEETRGVLKIFLENVIRDSVTYTEHARRKTVTAMDVVYALKRQGRTLYGFGG, from the coding sequence ATGTCAGGCAGAGGTAAAGGAGGCAAAGGATTGGGCAAAGGAGGAGCCAAGAGGCACAGGAAAGTATTGAGAGACAATATCCAGGGAATTACAAAGCCGGCTATTCGAAGACTCGCTCGTAGAGGTGGTGTGAAGCGTATTTCTGGGTTGATTTACGAAGAGACTCGTGGGGTTCTGAAGATCTTTTTGGAAAATGTGATTCGTGATTCTGTGACTTACACAGAGCACGCTAGGAGAAAAACGGTTACTGCTATGGATGTTGTTTATGCACTTAAGAGGCAAGGAAGGACCCTTTACGGATTTGGGGGTTAG